The proteins below are encoded in one region of Halodesulfovibrio sp. MK-HDV:
- a CDS encoding cache domain-containing protein, producing the protein MTLFHLNRATSKLKLENLEQGEYFRDLYPYKQISRIAFDDVFVAPRPAEPMFITDTTFRDGQQARPPYTVKQIETIFDMLHRLGGRSGLIRASEFFMYSDKDKRAIDACRSRGYKYPEITGWIRAHKNDLKIAKSMEFREVGMLTSVSDYHIYLKLGLDREQAMRNYLDVVEQALAWGISPRCHFEDITRADIYGFCLPFAEKLMDLSRQSGLPVKIRMCDTMGYGVPYTGATLPRSVPRIVRAFTDEVGVPSEWLEWHGHNDFHKTLVNAVTAWLHGCGGANGTLLGFGERTGNSPIEALIIEYISLTGHDEAADTRVISEISEYFESELEYKVADNYPFVGRDFNATSAGIHVDGLAKNEEIYNVFDTTRLLNRPVPIIITDKSGRAGVAYWINQTLKLSGDSEVSKRHPAVGKVYSRIMEAYEKGRSTSVSNKEMERLVRRYMPEMFRTDFDNLKEVAHNLAAKLISKLSEDCRVILTKENYGCLTDFVRDYPFIQYLYLTDKEGGLIASEITDLRFKEQYEVLEIGYDFSSREWFKQPVQTGKLHITNLYTSHFTGQLILTVSAPVTDSDDNITGVIGADIMLEQLLQRECELEEDKKPEEFC; encoded by the coding sequence CGTTTGATGATGTTTTTGTGGCACCGCGTCCTGCGGAACCTATGTTCATCACCGATACCACTTTTCGGGATGGCCAACAGGCAAGACCTCCGTACACGGTAAAGCAAATTGAAACTATTTTTGACATGCTGCATAGACTTGGTGGTAGAAGCGGATTAATCCGTGCCTCCGAGTTCTTCATGTATTCAGACAAAGACAAACGTGCCATCGATGCCTGCCGATCAAGGGGCTACAAATATCCGGAAATTACCGGATGGATTCGTGCCCATAAAAACGACTTGAAGATAGCTAAAAGTATGGAATTTAGAGAAGTAGGTATGCTTACCTCCGTCTCTGATTACCATATTTACTTAAAGCTGGGACTTGATCGTGAACAGGCAATGCGCAACTACCTTGATGTAGTCGAACAGGCTCTTGCCTGGGGTATTTCTCCTCGCTGTCATTTTGAGGACATTACCCGCGCTGATATTTATGGATTCTGCCTGCCATTTGCAGAAAAACTGATGGATCTTTCCCGTCAGAGCGGCCTGCCGGTTAAAATTCGTATGTGCGACACCATGGGCTACGGTGTTCCGTATACGGGAGCAACTCTCCCGCGTTCGGTTCCTCGTATTGTCCGCGCTTTTACGGATGAAGTCGGCGTGCCAAGTGAATGGTTGGAATGGCACGGACATAACGATTTTCATAAAACATTGGTTAACGCTGTAACAGCATGGCTGCATGGCTGTGGTGGCGCTAACGGAACCTTACTCGGATTTGGTGAACGTACCGGTAACTCGCCTATTGAGGCGCTTATTATTGAATACATATCCCTTACCGGTCACGACGAAGCTGCTGATACCCGAGTAATCAGTGAAATTAGTGAATACTTCGAAAGCGAGCTTGAGTACAAAGTGGCGGATAACTATCCGTTTGTTGGACGCGATTTCAACGCCACAAGTGCAGGTATCCACGTGGACGGGCTTGCTAAAAACGAAGAAATTTACAACGTATTTGACACGACTCGTCTTCTTAACCGCCCTGTGCCGATTATCATTACAGATAAATCCGGTAGAGCCGGTGTTGCGTACTGGATTAACCAGACACTTAAACTTTCAGGCGATAGTGAAGTTTCAAAACGTCACCCTGCTGTTGGTAAAGTGTACAGCCGTATTATGGAAGCGTATGAAAAAGGTCGCTCCACTTCTGTTTCTAACAAAGAAATGGAACGCCTTGTACGTCGATACATGCCGGAAATGTTCCGTACTGATTTTGATAACTTGAAAGAAGTTGCACATAATCTTGCGGCTAAGCTTATTTCCAAGCTTTCCGAAGATTGCCGGGTTATTCTCACAAAAGAGAACTACGGCTGCCTTACAGATTTTGTGCGCGACTATCCTTTCATTCAGTATCTCTATCTTACTGACAAAGAAGGTGGCTTGATCGCATCAGAAATTACTGATCTGCGATTTAAGGAACAGTACGAAGTTCTTGAAATCGGTTACGATTTCTCATCCAGAGAGTGGTTCAAGCAGCCGGTTCAAACTGGCAAGCTGCATATTACCAACCTGTACACATCTCATTTTACAGGACAGCTGATATTAACGGTATCCGCTCCTGTAACAGACAGTGATGATAACATTACTGGTGTGATCGGTGCTGATATTATGCTCGAGCAGCTCTTACAGCGTGAATGCGAACTGGAAGAGGACAAGAAGCCCGAAGAATTTTGTTAG
- a CDS encoding septal ring lytic transglycosylase RlpA family protein, which yields MRILVLSLCIACIISLVGCGKTHISSPKKYSAPTKVKAKHKTSGSYTVWGKRYTKLASSKGFIEYGKASWYGKKFHGRKTANGERYDMYGMTAAHKNLPFGTILRVTNMKNKRSVVVRVNDRGPFVEGRVVDLTHSAAKKLGMLGPGVVSVKIEAIGGPEHKKYASTSKEQSGSFYIQVGSFGDKFNAQTLRQKIVRNGRSCRLFQDVSSSIWKVHVGPYFTYTAAERAKKTLTNEFSGAFIFARK from the coding sequence TTGCGAATTCTTGTTTTATCACTCTGTATTGCATGTATTATTTCGCTTGTCGGGTGTGGGAAGACACACATTTCTTCACCCAAGAAATATTCAGCCCCTACCAAAGTAAAAGCGAAGCATAAGACTTCCGGTTCATATACTGTATGGGGTAAGCGCTACACAAAATTGGCATCATCCAAGGGCTTTATTGAGTACGGAAAAGCTTCTTGGTACGGTAAAAAATTCCACGGTAGAAAAACTGCAAACGGTGAGCGGTACGATATGTACGGTATGACAGCCGCGCATAAAAATTTACCGTTTGGAACCATCCTACGCGTAACAAACATGAAGAATAAGCGATCTGTTGTTGTACGAGTTAACGACAGGGGCCCTTTTGTTGAAGGCCGCGTTGTTGATTTGACCCATTCCGCAGCAAAGAAGCTTGGCATGCTTGGACCCGGTGTTGTTTCAGTAAAGATTGAAGCCATTGGTGGCCCAGAGCATAAAAAGTATGCATCCACATCGAAAGAGCAAAGTGGATCGTTTTATATTCAGGTTGGTTCCTTCGGGGATAAGTTCAACGCCCAGACACTTCGGCAGAAGATTGTCCGTAATGGGCGTTCCTGCCGATTGTTTCAGGATGTAAGTTCCAGTATCTGGAAAGTGCATGTCGGTCCCTACTTTACTTATACGGCTGCGGAGCGGGCCAAAAAAACGCTCACGAATGAATTTTCTGGTGCCTTTATTTTTGCAAGAAAATAG